One Salmo trutta chromosome 26, fSalTru1.1, whole genome shotgun sequence DNA window includes the following coding sequences:
- the LOC115163746 gene encoding uncharacterized protein LOC115163746: MKQVYRVPFERNSERVKEQRYEYVQRVLELDAAAIQHVYIYIDEAGFNLAKRRGWRRNIIDHRAIVNVPGQRGGNITSQKGVLHHHANLGPYNTALLITFLDTLHGILIPAEQRGGPEQPRYVVIWDNVSFHRAALVCNWFIDHPDCIVLYLPPYSPFLNPIEEFFSAWRWKAYDRHPLARMPLLQTMEDACGEVDVGAFGGWIRHSRRFFPQCLTRENIACDVDEVLGPDQNRRQDAA, translated from the exons ATGAAAcaggtctacagggtgccatttgagcgaAACTCAGAGAGGGTTAAAGAACAGCGCTATGAATATGTGCAA AGAGTCTTGGAGCTGGATGCCGCTGCAATTCAGCATGTTTATATTTACATTgatgaggctggcttcaacctAGCCAAAAGAAGGGGATGGAGACGGAACATTATTGACCACCGTgccattgtgaatgtccctggacagcgtggagGGAATATCACCAGCCAGAAAGGTGTCCTCCATCACCATGCCAACCTTGGTCCCTACAACACCGCCCTTCTCATTACATTCCTGGACACACTACATGGCATCCTCATTCCAGCCGAGCAGAGGGGTggaccagagcagcccaggtaTGTTGTCATCTGGGACAACGTGAGTTTCCACCGGGCTGCTCTGGTCTGCAACTGGTTCATCGACCACCCAGATTGTATTGTTCTATACctcccaccatattccccattcCTAAACCCAATTGAAGAGTTTTTCTCGGCATGGCGATGGAAGGCGTATGACCGCCATCCCCTCGCACGCATGCCTCTTCTCCAGACAATGGAGGATGCATGTGGTGAAGTTGATGTGGGGGCTTTCGGCGGCTGGATCCGTCACTCCAGAAGATTCTTTCCCCAATGTTTAACCAGGGAAAACATCGCTTGTGATGTAGATGAGGTGCTGGGGCCAGACCAAAATAGGAGGCAGGATGCAGCCTAA